In a genomic window of Novosphingobium sp. KA1:
- a CDS encoding efflux RND transporter periplasmic adaptor subunit has product MSTKRRLVIGGIAVAAALALFLAWKLFSGPAEPVVATAKVTRGEMEQTVEATGALEPKELVSVGAQVSGRLEQLHVAVGDVVHQGDLIGMIDQRTQTNSLETAKADLANMQAQLAGAKATLAKAQLAYRRQQALGSGEATSQADFEATRAELQSAQASYDALQAQIRAATVSVDTAEVQLGYTKITAPMNGVVVSVVTKQGQTVNANQSAPTIVILAKLDVMTVKAEVSEADVINVKPDLPVYFTILGDPDKRYQAKLRLIEPAPESIVNEVDSSTSTSSSSSTSDSAIYYNALFEVPNEDGRLRALMTAKVSIVLAKRANALMIPSTALGAKGKDGTYTVRVKGDDGKIAARKVRIGIDNNISAEVLSGLKEGESVVVGEASTAAKSNQGPMGPPPV; this is encoded by the coding sequence ATGTCGACCAAGCGCCGTCTCGTGATCGGTGGCATCGCCGTTGCCGCCGCCCTTGCCCTGTTCCTTGCGTGGAAGCTGTTCTCCGGCCCCGCCGAGCCCGTTGTCGCGACGGCGAAAGTCACGCGCGGAGAAATGGAGCAGACGGTCGAGGCCACCGGCGCGCTGGAGCCGAAGGAACTGGTCAGCGTCGGCGCGCAGGTGTCCGGGCGGCTGGAGCAACTGCATGTGGCGGTCGGCGATGTTGTCCATCAGGGGGACCTGATCGGCATGATCGACCAGCGGACCCAGACCAACAGCCTGGAAACCGCCAAGGCCGATCTGGCCAACATGCAGGCGCAACTGGCCGGGGCCAAGGCCACTTTGGCCAAGGCGCAGCTTGCCTATCGCCGCCAGCAGGCACTGGGTTCGGGCGAGGCGACCTCGCAGGCCGATTTCGAGGCTACCCGCGCCGAACTGCAGTCCGCACAGGCCAGCTACGATGCTTTGCAGGCGCAGATCCGTGCGGCGACCGTCAGTGTCGATACCGCCGAAGTGCAACTTGGCTACACCAAGATCACCGCGCCGATGAACGGCGTGGTCGTCTCGGTCGTTACCAAGCAGGGCCAGACCGTCAACGCCAACCAGTCGGCGCCGACGATCGTCATCCTGGCCAAGCTGGACGTCATGACGGTGAAGGCCGAAGTGTCCGAGGCCGACGTCATCAACGTAAAGCCTGACCTGCCGGTCTACTTCACGATCCTCGGCGATCCCGACAAGCGCTATCAGGCGAAGCTTCGGCTGATCGAACCTGCCCCTGAATCGATCGTCAACGAGGTCGATTCCAGCACTTCGACCTCCTCCAGCAGCAGCACGTCGGATTCGGCGATCTACTACAACGCGCTGTTCGAGGTCCCCAACGAGGACGGCCGCCTGCGCGCGTTGATGACCGCCAAGGTCAGCATTGTTCTCGCCAAGCGTGCCAATGCATTGATGATCCCCTCGACCGCGCTTGGCGCCAAGGGCAAGGACGGGACTTATACGGTGCGCGTGAAGGGTGATGACGGCAAGATCGCGGCCCGCAAGGTGCGCATAGGCATCGACAACAACATCAGTGCCGAAGTTCTTTCGGGCCTGAAGGAAGGCGAATCCGTGGTTGTCGGCGAGGCGAGCACGGCGGCCAAGAGCAACCAGGGGCCGATGGGCCCGCCCCCGGTCTGA
- a CDS encoding hydrolase, with product MTVTATPTATATPGKSLISPDNHALVLIDFQSQMAFATKSISAELLRNNAALISRGAKSFGVPTILTTVAEKSFSGPMFDEITEAFEGQKMLDRTSMNTWEDEGVIEEINRIAKPRIVFAGLWTSVCIVGPVASAIDQGFEAYVITDACGDISTEAHERAVERMIQLGAVPMTSLQYLLELQRDWARTETYDSTTGIAKKWGGAYGIGINYAKTMFGASEGAH from the coding sequence ATGACCGTCACCGCAACCCCGACCGCCACCGCAACCCCCGGCAAGTCGCTGATCTCGCCTGACAATCACGCGCTTGTCCTGATCGACTTCCAGTCGCAGATGGCTTTTGCCACCAAGTCCATCTCGGCCGAGCTGCTCCGCAACAACGCCGCCCTGATCTCGCGCGGCGCCAAGTCGTTCGGCGTGCCCACCATCCTCACCACGGTTGCCGAAAAGAGTTTCTCCGGCCCGATGTTCGACGAGATCACCGAAGCCTTCGAAGGCCAGAAGATGCTCGACCGCACGAGCATGAACACCTGGGAAGACGAAGGCGTGATCGAAGAGATCAACCGCATCGCCAAGCCCCGCATCGTCTTCGCCGGTCTGTGGACCTCGGTCTGCATCGTCGGCCCGGTTGCCTCGGCCATCGACCAGGGCTTCGAAGCCTACGTCATCACCGACGCCTGCGGCGACATTTCGACCGAAGCGCATGAGCGTGCGGTGGAGCGCATGATCCAGCTCGGCGCCGTGCCGATGACCTCGCTCCAGTACCTGCTCGAACTGCAGCGCGACTGGGCCCGCACCGAAACCTACGACAGCACCACCGGCATCGCGAAGAAGTGGGGCGGCGCGTACGGCATCGGCATCAACTACGCCAAGACCATGTTCGGCGCTTCGGAAGGCGCGCACTGA
- a CDS encoding alpha/beta fold hydrolase, which produces MAYVTTKDGTQIFYKDWGPKDAQPIVFHHGWPLSSDDWDAQMLFFLSKGYRVVAHDRRGHGRSQQVSEGHDMDHYAADAAAVMEHLDLRNAVHIGHSTGGGEVAAYVARYGIPQGRVAKAVLVSAVPPIMLKTERYPGGLPIEVFDGLRAGLAANRSQFFRDVASGPFYGFNREGANVLPAVIDNWWRQGMTGSAKAHYEGIKAFSETDQTDDLKAITVPTLVLHGDDDQVVPYKNAGVLQAEILPNATLKIYEGFSHGMLTVNADTINPDLLAFVQA; this is translated from the coding sequence ATGGCATACGTAACCACCAAGGACGGCACCCAAATCTTCTACAAGGACTGGGGCCCGAAGGACGCCCAGCCGATCGTCTTCCACCACGGCTGGCCGCTCTCGTCGGACGACTGGGACGCGCAGATGCTGTTCTTCCTCTCCAAGGGCTACCGCGTCGTCGCCCATGACCGCCGGGGCCACGGCCGCTCGCAGCAGGTGAGCGAGGGTCACGACATGGACCACTACGCCGCCGATGCCGCGGCGGTGATGGAACACCTCGACCTCAGGAACGCGGTCCACATCGGCCACTCGACCGGCGGCGGCGAAGTGGCTGCCTATGTCGCCCGCTACGGCATCCCGCAGGGCCGCGTCGCCAAGGCTGTGCTGGTCAGCGCGGTGCCGCCGATCATGCTCAAGACCGAGCGTTACCCCGGCGGCCTGCCCATCGAAGTGTTCGACGGCCTGCGCGCCGGCCTTGCCGCCAACCGCTCGCAGTTCTTCCGCGATGTCGCCTCGGGCCCGTTCTACGGTTTCAACCGCGAAGGCGCGAACGTGCTGCCCGCCGTGATCGACAACTGGTGGCGCCAGGGCATGACCGGCAGCGCCAAGGCCCACTACGAAGGCATCAAGGCCTTCTCGGAAACCGACCAGACCGACGATCTGAAGGCGATCACCGTCCCCACCCTCGTCCTCCACGGCGATGACGATCAGGTCGTCCCCTACAAGAACGCCGGCGTGCTCCAGGCCGAGATCCTGCCGAACGCGACGCTCAAGATCTACGAGGGCTTCTCGCACGGCATGCTGACCGTCAACGCCGATACCATCAATCCCGACCTGCTCGCCTTCGTGCAGGCCTGA
- a CDS encoding DUF1427 family protein, with translation MKPYLLSIAAGLLVGVVYSLLGVRSPAPPMIALIGLLGILLGEQIVPLAKRIWAHEEVARFVQTDCRKHVLGRLPGDKFPCRTSDHKGEA, from the coding sequence ATGAAACCCTACCTTCTCTCGATTGCTGCCGGGCTGCTGGTGGGCGTGGTCTACAGTCTCCTCGGTGTCCGTTCGCCGGCGCCGCCGATGATTGCCCTGATCGGGCTTCTCGGCATCCTCCTCGGCGAACAGATCGTTCCGCTGGCGAAGAGGATCTGGGCGCACGAGGAAGTCGCCCGGTTCGTCCAGACCGACTGCCGCAAGCACGTTCTCGGCCGCCTGCCGGGCGACAAGTTCCCCTGTCGCACCTCCGACCACAAGGGCGAGGCGTGA
- a CDS encoding amidohydrolase, which produces MTDTIIVNAKVTTLDRENPQAEAVVIRDGKFLTVGSEQEAREAAAPDATVIDAKGRRLIPGLIDSHMHIIRGGLNFNMELRWDGVTSLAEAMAMLKRQVDNTPAPQWVRVVGGFTEHQFAEKRLPTIEELNAVAPDTPVFILHLYDRALLNAAALRVVGYTKDTPNPPGGEIMRDGAGNPTGLLLAQPNATILYSTLAKGPKLPPEYQLNSTRHFMREVNALGVTGVIDAGGGFQNYPDDYDIIEKLHAEDQLTVRISYNLFTQKPKEELADFSGWVKQVSPGQGDDTYRHNGAGEMLVYSAADFEDFRVERPDMPPCMEGDLEPVIRLLAEHRWPWRLHATYDETIGRALDVYEKVNRDIPLQGINWFFDHAETISDRNIDRIAALGGGIAVQHRMAYQGEYFVERYGAKAAERTPPIARMLAAGIPVGGGTDATRVASYNPWVSLSWLVTGRTVGGLSLYRGDNRVSREKALRMWTHENTWFSNEVGKKGQIKAGQLADLALLSDDYFSVPDNEIVHIRSILTLLGGKVVHGEGDYRPLAPQLPRPMPDWSPVATFGGYYQTPEAKQKLASACGCASSCGVHGHDHAAALGANVPAADVQTFWGSLGCGCWAV; this is translated from the coding sequence ATGACCGATACGATCATCGTCAACGCCAAAGTGACCACGCTCGACCGCGAGAACCCGCAGGCCGAAGCGGTAGTCATCCGTGACGGCAAGTTCCTGACCGTGGGCAGCGAACAGGAAGCCCGCGAAGCCGCCGCGCCCGATGCCACGGTGATAGACGCCAAGGGCCGCCGCCTGATCCCCGGCCTGATCGACAGCCACATGCACATCATTCGCGGCGGGCTGAACTTCAACATGGAGCTGCGCTGGGACGGCGTAACCTCGCTGGCCGAAGCGATGGCGATGCTGAAGCGGCAGGTCGACAACACCCCTGCCCCGCAGTGGGTCCGCGTCGTCGGCGGCTTTACCGAGCACCAGTTCGCCGAGAAGCGCCTGCCGACCATCGAGGAACTGAACGCCGTCGCGCCCGATACGCCGGTCTTCATCCTGCACCTCTACGACCGCGCGCTGCTGAACGCCGCCGCGCTGCGCGTCGTCGGCTATACCAAGGACACGCCGAACCCGCCGGGCGGCGAGATTATGCGCGACGGCGCCGGCAATCCGACCGGCCTGCTGCTCGCCCAGCCCAATGCGACGATCCTCTATTCCACGCTCGCCAAGGGCCCCAAGCTGCCGCCCGAGTACCAGCTCAATTCCACCCGCCACTTCATGCGCGAAGTCAACGCGCTGGGCGTGACCGGCGTGATCGACGCGGGCGGCGGTTTCCAGAACTATCCCGACGATTACGACATCATCGAGAAGCTCCATGCCGAAGACCAGCTGACCGTGCGCATCAGCTACAACCTCTTCACGCAGAAGCCGAAGGAGGAACTGGCGGACTTCTCGGGCTGGGTTAAGCAGGTCAGCCCCGGACAGGGCGACGACACCTATCGCCACAACGGCGCGGGCGAGATGCTGGTCTATTCCGCTGCCGACTTCGAGGATTTCCGCGTCGAGCGCCCCGACATGCCGCCCTGCATGGAAGGCGATCTGGAACCGGTCATCCGCCTCTTGGCCGAGCACCGCTGGCCCTGGCGCCTTCACGCCACTTATGACGAGACGATCGGCCGCGCGCTCGACGTTTACGAGAAGGTCAACCGCGACATCCCGCTTCAGGGCATCAACTGGTTCTTCGACCACGCCGAGACCATTTCGGACCGCAATATCGACCGCATCGCCGCGCTCGGCGGCGGTATCGCCGTGCAGCACCGCATGGCCTATCAGGGCGAATACTTCGTCGAGCGCTACGGCGCCAAGGCGGCCGAACGCACGCCGCCGATTGCCCGGATGCTGGCCGCCGGCATCCCCGTGGGCGGCGGCACCGACGCTACCCGCGTTGCCAGTTACAACCCGTGGGTCTCGCTCTCGTGGCTCGTCACCGGGCGCACCGTGGGCGGGCTCTCGCTCTATCGCGGCGACAACCGCGTCAGCCGCGAGAAGGCGCTGCGCATGTGGACACACGAGAACACCTGGTTCTCGAACGAAGTGGGCAAGAAGGGCCAGATCAAGGCGGGCCAACTGGCCGACCTCGCGCTGCTTTCCGACGACTACTTCAGCGTGCCGGACAACGAGATCGTCCACATCCGCTCGATCCTGACGCTGCTGGGCGGCAAGGTGGTGCACGGCGAGGGCGACTATCGCCCGCTCGCGCCGCAGCTGCCGCGCCCGATGCCGGACTGGTCGCCGGTCGCCACGTTCGGCGGCTATTACCAGACGCCGGAGGCCAAGCAGAAGCTCGCCTCCGCCTGCGGCTGTGCCAGTTCCTGCGGCGTCCACGGACACGACCATGCCGCCGCGCTTGGCGCCAATGTTCCCGCCGCCGATGTCCAGACCTTCTGGGGCTCGCTCGGCTGCGGCTGCTGGGCCGTCTGA
- a CDS encoding glyoxalase → MKSVTMIIATAMLVASPAFTPAFAADYSVGAQYDTTHVYVPQDQFDTFVSSFVATFGGTTSKQGEFQVTPTRSLTKSQLVLTPAGTVSVFGFKTPIPYPFGDERTGYLVTDLDAAVKSARSHGAVRRLETFPDPIGRDSVIQWPGGVNMQLYWHTAKPSYTPLETVPENRIYLTVDAADTFIKSWTGFAHARITADDKAANGAEIGEPGKIIRRVAITSGYGKMVVYVSDGQLPWPYGRDMTGYAVSDLNATLAKASAAGVETLVAPYKSGGRQAAIVRFPGGYIAEIHSGEVN, encoded by the coding sequence ATGAAAAGCGTCACCATGATCATCGCAACCGCCATGCTGGTTGCGAGCCCTGCTTTCACGCCTGCTTTCGCCGCCGACTACTCGGTTGGCGCGCAGTACGACACCACTCACGTGTACGTACCGCAGGATCAGTTCGACACGTTCGTTTCCAGCTTCGTCGCCACATTCGGCGGCACCACCAGCAAGCAGGGCGAATTCCAGGTGACGCCGACCAGGAGCCTCACCAAGTCGCAGCTTGTGCTGACGCCTGCAGGCACCGTGTCGGTCTTCGGCTTCAAGACGCCGATCCCCTACCCCTTCGGCGATGAGCGCACCGGCTATCTGGTTACCGACCTCGATGCCGCGGTGAAGTCGGCGCGAAGCCATGGCGCGGTGCGCCGTCTGGAAACCTTCCCCGATCCGATCGGGCGGGATTCGGTGATCCAGTGGCCGGGCGGCGTGAACATGCAGCTTTACTGGCACACCGCCAAGCCGAGCTACACCCCGCTCGAAACCGTGCCGGAGAACCGCATCTACCTGACGGTCGACGCCGCCGATACCTTCATCAAGAGCTGGACCGGCTTCGCCCACGCCAGGATCACCGCCGACGACAAGGCGGCCAATGGCGCCGAGATCGGCGAGCCCGGCAAGATCATCCGCCGCGTCGCGATCACCAGCGGCTACGGCAAGATGGTGGTCTATGTCTCGGACGGCCAGCTGCCCTGGCCCTATGGCCGCGACATGACCGGCTATGCGGTCAGCGACCTCAACGCGACGCTCGCCAAGGCTTCGGCTGCGGGCGTGGAAACGCTGGTGGCGCCGTACAAGTCGGGTGGGCGCCAAGCCGCCATCGTCCGCTTCCCCGGCGGTTACATCGCCGAAATCCACTCAGGCGAGGTGAACTGA
- a CDS encoding DoxX family protein, which yields MSGTGTPKFVASVLDFAPTGFLARLLLVGAYLVGGLTKLTDWPSAMAEQAHFGLTPPALWAALTIAVELIGPLLILTGRFVWLGAGMLGVFTFFAAMVANAFWTMPTGPERFGATNAFFEHMGLVGGFILVAILAYRARRSA from the coding sequence ATGTCCGGCACCGGCACTCCCAAATTCGTCGCATCGGTGCTGGACTTCGCACCGACGGGGTTTCTCGCCCGCCTCCTGCTGGTGGGCGCCTACCTCGTCGGCGGCCTTACCAAGCTGACCGACTGGCCCAGCGCCATGGCGGAACAGGCCCACTTCGGCCTGACCCCGCCCGCGCTCTGGGCGGCGCTCACCATCGCGGTGGAACTGATCGGCCCGCTGCTGATCCTGACCGGGCGCTTCGTCTGGCTGGGCGCAGGCATGCTCGGCGTATTCACCTTTTTCGCCGCGATGGTCGCAAATGCCTTCTGGACCATGCCGACGGGACCCGAGCGCTTCGGTGCGACCAACGCCTTCTTCGAGCATATGGGCCTCGTCGGCGGGTTCATTCTGGTCGCAATCCTCGCTTACCGGGCGCGGCGCAGTGCCTAG
- a CDS encoding alginate export family protein, which translates to MPRFLPLTLFAAAFLPGIVPTAAQAEPTEAWQAPTLSITRYDEDWSDPADTEKRAHHWTGPFKYIPFSDEVWLSTGIEVRARSENLENNLWGGAEAPNDSYVWLRALPYADLHVGKLRAFVQPIASTSASVAPAPGPVDSTGVDLLQGFVEADLGPVTLRGGRQMLSLGTERLIGTRYGPNVPLAFDGLRANVKLGAATVSLLAVKPVQARKGDFNDRTSPVKSLWGAYAALPMLDLYYLGYRNDAAHWGTREGTETRHSLGARWHGKRDDWHWNVEGVYQFGRFAGGPISAWTLGSELGRAFPDAPLTPDLTLRVNVVSGDRNRSDNRLGTFNALFPKGKYFGELSPVGPYNIVNAYSSLGMQLAPDVSASFAAMAYWRYSREDGIYDIPGNLIRDTGNSRAKFVGKEVEATLAWQATAELELSASLSAFAPGRFIRETGSAKTIRMLGLESNFRF; encoded by the coding sequence GTGCCTAGGTTTCTTCCGCTGACATTGTTTGCGGCAGCATTCCTGCCTGGCATTGTCCCAACGGCGGCGCAGGCCGAACCCACCGAAGCCTGGCAGGCCCCCACCCTTTCGATCACCCGCTACGACGAAGACTGGTCGGACCCCGCCGATACCGAAAAGCGCGCACACCACTGGACCGGCCCGTTCAAGTACATCCCCTTCAGCGACGAGGTCTGGCTTTCCACCGGCATCGAAGTGCGCGCGCGCAGCGAGAACCTGGAAAACAACCTCTGGGGCGGTGCCGAGGCGCCGAACGACAGCTACGTCTGGCTGCGCGCCTTGCCCTACGCAGATCTTCATGTCGGCAAGCTGCGTGCTTTCGTTCAACCGATCGCCTCGACTTCGGCCTCCGTCGCGCCTGCGCCGGGCCCGGTGGACAGCACCGGCGTCGACCTGCTGCAGGGCTTTGTCGAAGCCGACCTCGGCCCGGTCACCCTGCGCGGCGGGCGGCAGATGCTCTCGCTCGGCACCGAGCGGCTGATCGGCACCCGCTACGGCCCCAACGTGCCGCTCGCCTTCGATGGACTGCGCGCTAACGTGAAGCTGGGCGCAGCCACCGTCAGCCTGCTCGCGGTAAAGCCCGTCCAGGCGCGCAAGGGCGATTTCAACGACCGCACCTCGCCCGTCAAGTCGCTCTGGGGCGCCTATGCCGCGCTGCCGATGCTCGACCTCTACTACCTCGGTTACCGCAACGATGCGGCGCATTGGGGCACGCGCGAAGGCACCGAGACCCGCCACAGCCTTGGCGCGCGCTGGCACGGCAAGCGCGACGACTGGCACTGGAACGTCGAGGGCGTCTACCAGTTCGGCCGGTTTGCAGGTGGTCCGATTTCGGCCTGGACGCTGGGCAGCGAACTCGGCCGTGCCTTCCCGGACGCCCCGCTTACGCCCGATCTCACGCTGCGCGTCAATGTCGTCAGCGGCGACAGGAACCGGTCAGACAACCGGCTCGGCACGTTCAATGCGCTATTCCCCAAGGGCAAGTATTTCGGCGAACTCTCGCCGGTCGGCCCCTACAACATCGTCAATGCCTATTCCTCGCTTGGCATGCAACTGGCTCCGGATGTCTCGGCCAGCTTCGCCGCCATGGCCTACTGGCGCTATTCTCGGGAAGACGGGATATACGACATCCCCGGCAACCTGATCCGCGATACCGGAAACAGTCGCGCGAAATTCGTCGGCAAGGAAGTGGAAGCGACGCTCGCCTGGCAGGCGACGGCCGAACTCGAACTTTCCGCATCGCTTTCCGCCTTTGCCCCCGGCCGCTTCATCCGCGAGACCGGCTCCGCCAAAACGATCCGCATGCTTGGTCTCGAAAGCAACTTCCGGTTCTGA
- a CDS encoding YoaK family protein has protein sequence MTATPPPPSSSSSLPRLLLLLSATTGLVDAASVLGLGKVFTANMTGNVVFLGFAAVGTPGFRVLPAVMALLAFMGGAWGAGKLARAHSALPLRRWLLRASVVEGSLLLAAALVALTIDVAAQAPEAAVLTVIVLTGFAMGLRNATIRALKVPDLTTTVLTLTITGIAADQTGRSPSPNFARRFAAVLSIFLGAALGAALLRFNLAVPLAVASMLVVGSTALFARDPVSALPHKV, from the coding sequence ATGACAGCAACACCGCCCCCACCCAGCTCATCCTCCTCGCTCCCACGGCTGCTGTTGCTGCTGTCCGCCACCACCGGCCTCGTCGACGCGGCGTCGGTGCTGGGGCTCGGCAAGGTCTTCACCGCCAACATGACCGGGAATGTCGTGTTCCTCGGATTCGCCGCGGTCGGCACGCCCGGCTTCAGGGTTCTGCCCGCGGTCATGGCGCTGCTGGCCTTCATGGGCGGCGCATGGGGGGCGGGCAAGCTCGCCCGTGCCCATTCCGCCTTGCCGCTACGGCGCTGGCTTCTGCGCGCTTCGGTTGTCGAAGGCAGCCTGCTTCTCGCTGCCGCGCTGGTCGCACTGACCATCGACGTCGCGGCCCAGGCGCCGGAAGCCGCCGTGCTCACGGTGATCGTGCTGACGGGCTTCGCAATGGGCCTGCGCAACGCAACGATCCGTGCCCTGAAGGTTCCGGACCTCACGACGACGGTGCTGACCTTGACGATTACCGGCATCGCCGCCGACCAGACCGGCCGGTCGCCCTCTCCCAACTTCGCGCGGCGTTTTGCGGCGGTTCTTTCAATCTTCCTTGGCGCGGCGCTGGGCGCGGCATTACTGCGCTTCAACCTCGCTGTGCCGCTGGCAGTGGCCAGCATGCTGGTGGTCGGCAGCACGGCGCTGTTCGCCCGCGATCCGGTCTCGGCCTTGCCTCACAAGGTATGA
- a CDS encoding LysR family transcriptional regulator, which translates to MDNRLGDMQIFLAVAQSGSFAGAARALRLTPSAVSRAISRLELRLGVQMVSRTTRALSLTAEGEVYRERVSGLIAEVDEVERGFMANEEAPRGPLRVNASVPFGTQCLLPILPRFLARYPAVRVELALADELVDLVEARADIAIRIGPLRDTGLKAKKLARSAMALVASPAYLEARGMPGHPRDLARHACLQFSFRRSLDSWPFRIDGALVQRPVEAAFLGNSGEVVRLMAVAGGGIARLGQFHVAADLAAGRLVEVLGDFNPGDHEEIHALYVGHRRMASRIRAFLDFLEAELRFI; encoded by the coding sequence ATGGACAACCGCTTAGGCGACATGCAGATTTTCCTCGCCGTGGCGCAGTCCGGCAGCTTTGCCGGTGCCGCTCGGGCCCTTCGGCTGACGCCGTCCGCGGTCAGCCGGGCGATCTCCAGGCTGGAACTCCGCCTCGGCGTGCAGATGGTGAGCCGCACCACGCGGGCCTTGTCGCTGACCGCCGAAGGCGAAGTCTATCGTGAGCGCGTCTCCGGGCTCATCGCCGAAGTCGACGAAGTGGAGCGCGGCTTCATGGCAAACGAGGAAGCCCCACGGGGGCCGCTGCGCGTCAACGCCTCGGTGCCGTTCGGGACCCAGTGCCTGCTGCCGATCCTGCCGCGCTTTCTGGCCCGCTATCCGGCGGTGCGGGTGGAACTGGCGCTGGCCGATGAACTGGTCGACCTGGTCGAGGCGCGGGCGGACATCGCGATCCGCATCGGCCCGCTGCGGGACACCGGGCTGAAGGCCAAGAAGCTGGCCCGCAGCGCCATGGCGCTGGTGGCCAGTCCCGCCTACCTTGAGGCGCGGGGCATGCCGGGGCACCCGCGCGATCTCGCCCGGCACGCCTGCCTCCAGTTCAGCTTCCGGCGCTCGCTCGACAGTTGGCCGTTCCGCATCGATGGTGCGCTCGTCCAGCGGCCGGTCGAGGCCGCGTTTCTCGGCAATTCGGGCGAGGTGGTGCGGCTCATGGCGGTGGCCGGCGGCGGGATCGCGCGGCTCGGGCAGTTCCACGTCGCCGCCGATCTGGCGGCGGGCCGACTGGTGGAAGTTCTCGGCGACTTCAATCCCGGCGATCACGAGGAGATCCACGCGCTCTATGTGGGCCATCGGCGCATGGCCTCACGCATCCGCGCCTTCCTGGATTTCCTCGAGGCGGAGCTGCGGTTCATCTAA
- a CDS encoding SDR family NAD(P)-dependent oxidoreductase, with the protein MDLKLTGKTALVTGSTAGIGLAIAQRLAAEGVDVAISGRSQDKLDAAAAEVAEAAANGGKVRAILADPATAQGAEALIAAVPAADILVNNLGIYEAKPFTEITDADWHHFFEVNVVSGARLARHYFPQMLASGWGRVIFIASESALVIPGEMIHYGMTKTAQLAIARGLAEQTRGTGVTVNSVLPGPTRSEGIVEFIRSVVDNKDAPEAEREAEFFARMRPLSLIRRLIEADEIAAQVALLASPLGAITNGAAIRVEGGIVPTIA; encoded by the coding sequence ATGGACCTCAAACTCACCGGAAAGACCGCCCTCGTCACCGGATCGACGGCCGGCATCGGCCTTGCCATCGCCCAGCGCCTCGCAGCCGAAGGCGTCGACGTCGCCATCAGTGGCCGCAGCCAGGACAAGCTCGATGCCGCGGCCGCCGAAGTCGCCGAAGCGGCTGCAAACGGCGGCAAGGTGCGTGCCATACTGGCCGATCCGGCAACCGCACAAGGCGCCGAAGCCCTGATCGCCGCCGTCCCCGCCGCCGACATCCTCGTCAACAACCTCGGCATCTACGAAGCCAAGCCCTTCACCGAAATCACCGATGCCGACTGGCACCACTTCTTCGAGGTAAACGTGGTGAGCGGCGCCCGCCTTGCCCGTCACTATTTCCCGCAGATGCTGGCAAGCGGCTGGGGCCGCGTGATCTTCATCGCCAGCGAAAGCGCACTGGTGATCCCCGGAGAGATGATCCACTACGGCATGACCAAGACCGCGCAGCTGGCGATCGCACGCGGCCTGGCCGAGCAGACGCGGGGCACCGGGGTTACCGTCAATTCGGTCCTGCCTGGCCCCACGCGTTCGGAAGGCATTGTCGAATTCATCCGCTCGGTGGTCGACAACAAGGATGCCCCCGAGGCCGAACGCGAGGCCGAGTTCTTCGCCAGGATGCGCCCGCTCTCGTTGATCCGCCGCCTGATCGAGGCCGACGAGATCGCCGCCCAGGTCGCCCTGCTGGCAAGTCCGCTCGGCGCCATCACCAATGGCGCGGCGATCCGCGTCGAAGGCGGGATCGTGCCGACGATTGCCTGA